A part of Drosophila ananassae strain 14024-0371.13 chromosome 2R, ASM1763931v2, whole genome shotgun sequence genomic DNA contains:
- the LOC6507036 gene encoding calcium homeostasis endoplasmic reticulum protein isoform X3 → MDVQPPGDASLRNIIDKLAEFVARNGPEFEAITKQKQQNNPKFEFLYGGEFASYYQFRVAAEQALLKQQNNYMQHAPHMQQNQPPAHYAPPNQQQQHPPDNAQDNMQQQQQQSQYMWPPNAGQGPPNNQQGNGNSITMNLSSQLDAVNMQQKTLREQIKQSEANLSAQHTALMTQKTKQIEEAIATAQTTQLEQLAQEQGIVLRDFDAVLQPIIESCTKDSISAGKNWILQHSTDSAKINVVLQYLLKKALVNGSTFQQKLHLIYLVNDILHHCMRKNINDLKNSLENVVIPMFCSADLIASHDQRQKLAKLLSLWESKAKFFDACVISKLQSPDSSMQEYKTNLQNTHHEIATKFTQNTKATLDNYQKQHQIFIQHASQQIAQLEQQKQQLEQQLMVTQKSQQHMHHQQIPGGPQQKNIPSLMAQRIAMPGGNRDQMGNPQAAQHDQQGNNMYPGGNYHQQQHPQQQQSNPFADPRGPNFFIPDMSKPPPGFSGPMNPHHQGPLGHQQHPNQQQQQQQQQLGPFNQGGNNDPPVDLGVLNAAIQAVMQMQHQQQLHPDDQQSQQLQQQQHQQHQQQQQQHQQQQQPQQQQQMAAYPTNLRPGQPGQQHKMEDGHQPDKGDESGGDPAPIGEPQIPTAPYYDLPAGLMVPLIRLEDYNYKALDPAEIRLPPPAPQNERLTNALNAFYAAPAHDHPRDNEGWEKLGLYEYYKVKNAARKQKEEEIKNGTREKSRSPSPIVLEKIEPKKPKKRCYRSKSRSRSRSKTPPHRDRSRSHTRSRSRSLERSSTPPPPTPRSRPIGGGGGSHRKATNRSPRNEKDNNNANTNSNQENRAERTNNSSNNNGNNTSRRVERDRSPTPPSFLGGGAPKLPEFLDESNKGHQMLKKMGWAGTGTGLGSKNQGIDKPIAGGEVRDRRDMYKGVGINMNDPFESFRKNKGAAFAHRMRARDDKS, encoded by the exons ATGGACGTGCAACCGCCTGGAG ATGCCAGTTTACGCAATATTATTGACAAACTGGCCGAGTTTGTGGCCAGAAATGGACCAGAATTCGAAGCCATTaccaagcagaagcagcagaatAATCCAAAGTTTGAATTCCTCTACGGAGGGGAATTCGCAAGTTACTACCAGTTCCGGGTGGCTGCAGAACAAGCAT TGTTGAAGCAACAAAACAACTACATGCAACATGCGCCGCACATGCAACAAAACCAACCGCCTGCCCATTATGCGCCGCcaaatcagcagcagcagcacccgCCAGACAACGCACAAGACAacatgcagcagcagcaacagcaatcgCAATACATGTGGCCCCCCAATGCTGGCCAAGGACCTCCAAACAACCAGCAAGGCAATGGTAATTCCATCACCATGAACCTATCCTCCCAACTGGATGCCGTCAACATGCAGCAGAAGACGTTGCGGGAACAAATTAAGCAATCCGAAGCGAACCTCTCGGCTCAGCACACG GCCCTGATGACCCAGAAGACGAAGCAGATCGAGGAGGCGATCGCGACAGCTCAGACGACTCAATTGGAGCAGTTGGCCCAGGAGCAGGGCATCGTGCTGAGGGACTTTGACGCCGTGCTGCAGCCGATCATCGAGTCCTGCACCAAGGATAGCATCTCAGCAG GCAAGAACTGGATTTTACAGCATTCAACCGACAGCGCAAAAATCAATGTCGTTTTACAATATCTTTTAAAGAA ggCTTTGGTCAATGGTTCCACGTTTCAGCAAAAATTGCATCTTATATATTTAGTTAATGATATACTCCATCATTG CATGCGCAAGAACATCAATGACTTGAAGAACAGCCTCGAGAATGTGGTCATTCCGATGTTCTGCAGCGCGGATTTGA TTGCTAGCCATGATCAACGCCAAAAGTTAGCCAAGCTGCTGTCCCTGTGGGAGTCCAAAGCCAAATTCTTCGATGCCTGTGTTATTTCAAAGTTGCAATCGCCAGATTCATCAATGCAAGAGTACAAAACAAATTTACAAAACACGCATCATGAAATAGCAACCAAATTCACGCAAAACACCAAGGCCACTCTGGACAA CTACCAAAAACAGcatcaaatatttattcagCATGCCAGCCAACAGATTGCCCAGCTggagcaacagaaacagcagctTGAGCAACAACTAATGGTGACTCAAAAATCCCAGCAGCACATGCACCACCAGCAGATCCCCGGAGGTCCGCAACAGAAGAATATACCCTCGCTGATGGCCCAGCGGATAGCGATGCCGGGTGGAAACCGTGACCAGATGGGCAATCCGCAAGCAGCACAACATGACCAGCAAGGAAACAACATGTATCCTGGAGGTAATtaccatcagcagcagcatccaCAACAGCAGCAGAGCAATCCCTTTGCAGATCCGCGAGGACCGAACTTTTTCATTCCGGACATGTCGAAGCCGCCGCCAGGCTTCTCGGGTCCCATGAATCCGCACCATCAGGGGCCACTAGGTCACCAGCAGCATCcaaatcagcagcagcagcagcaacaacaacaactgggTCCATTTAATCAGGGAGGTAACAACGATCCTCCCGTTGATCTGGGCGTACTCAACGCAGCTATTCAGGCAGTGATGCAGatgcagcaccagcagcaactCCACCCTGATGACCAACAATCCCAgcagttgcagcagcagcaacaccagcagcatcagcaacaacagcagcagcatcagcaacaacagcagccgcagcaacagcagcaaatGGCTGCCTATCCAACGAACCTTCGACCTGGTCAACCAG GTCAACAGCACAAAATGGAAGATGGCCACCAGCCGGACAAGGGGGATGAGTCTGGAGGAGATCCTGCCCCGATCGGAGAGCCGCAAATACCTACAGCGCCTTACTACGACTTGCCAGCGGGTCTGATGGTGCCTCTTATCCGGCTGGAAGATTATAATTACAAAGCACTAGATCCTGCCGAAATAAGACTGCCACCGCCGGCGCCCCAAAATGAGCGCTTGACCAATGCATTAAATGCCTTTTACGCCGCACCCGCCCATGACCATCCTAGGGATAA CGAGGGTTGGGAGAAGTTAGGTCTCTATGAGTACTACAAGGTGAAGAATGCGGCGCGCAAGCAGAAGGaggaggaaattaaaaatggtaCTCGAGAGAAGTCCCGCTCCCCCAGCCCCATTGTCCTCGAGAAAATAGAACCCAAAAAGCCCAAGAAGCGATGTTATCG ATCGAAAAGTCGAAGTCGTTCACGTTCAAAAACACCGCCACATCGCGACAGATCGCGTTCGCATACCAGATCGCGATCGCGTTCCCTGGAGCGCTCCTCAACACCTCCGCCACCGACGCCACGAAGTCGGCCTATTGGCGGTGGCGGGGGCAGCCATCGCAAAGCAACAAACCGATCACCTCGCAACGAAAAGGATAACAACAATgccaacaccaacagcaaccAGGAGAATCGGGCGGAGAGaacaaacaacagcagcaacaacaatggaaACAATACCTCAAGACGAGTGGAGCGCGACAGATCTCCAACGCCTCCCAGCTTTTT GGGAGGAGGTGCCCCAAAACTACCTGAATTCCTTGATGAGTCCAACAAGGGCCATCAGATGCTCAAAAAAATGGGCTGGGCCGGCACTGGAACTGGACTGGGCTCAAAGAATCAAGGCATTGATAAGCCCATTGCGGGCGGAGAGGTGCGAGATCGTCGCGACATGTACAAG GGCGTGGGCATCAACATGAACGATCCCTTCGAGAGCTTCCGCAAAAACAAAGGCGCTGCATTTGCCCACCGGATGCGGGCAAGGGACGACAAAAGTTAG
- the LOC6507036 gene encoding calcium homeostasis endoplasmic reticulum protein isoform X2 has product MDVQPPGDASLRNIIDKLAEFVARNGPEFEAITKQKQQNNPKFEFLYGGEFASYYQFRVAAEQALLKQQNNYMQHAPHMQQNQPPAHYAPPNQQQQHPPDNAQDNMQQQQQQSQYMWPPNAGQGPPNNQQGNGNSITMNLSSQLDAVNMQQKTLREQIKQSEANLSAQHTALMTQKTKQIEEAIATAQTTQLEQLAQEQGIVLRDFDAVLQPIIESCTKDSISAGKNWILQHSTDSAKINVVLQYLLKKALVNGSTFQQKLHLIYLVNDILHHCMRKNINDLKNSLENVVIPMFCSADLIASHDQRQKLAKLLSLWESKAKFFDACVISKLQSPDSSMQEYKTNLQNTHHEIATKFTQNTKATLDNYQKQHQIFIQHASQQIAQLEQQKQQLEQQLMVTQKSQQHMHHQQIPGGPQQKNIPSLMAQRIAMPGGNRDQMGNPQAAQHDQQGNNMYPGDPRGPNFFIPDMSKPPPGFSGPMNPHHQGPLGHQQHPNQQQQQQQQQLGPFNQGGNNDPPVDLGVLNAAIQAVMQMQHQQQLHPDDQQSQQLQQQQHQQHQQQQQQHQQQQQPQQQQQMAAYPTNLRPGQPGNVDDAVDLDVLNAAIRAVISNKTADPGQQHKMEDGHQPDKGDESGGDPAPIGEPQIPTAPYYDLPAGLMVPLIRLEDYNYKALDPAEIRLPPPAPQNERLTNALNAFYAAPAHDHPRDNEGWEKLGLYEYYKVKNAARKQKEEEIKNGTREKSRSPSPIVLEKIEPKKPKKRCYRSKSRSRSRSKTPPHRDRSRSHTRSRSRSLERSSTPPPPTPRSRPIGGGGGSHRKATNRSPRNEKDNNNANTNSNQENRAERTNNSSNNNGNNTSRRVERDRSPTPPSFLGGGAPKLPEFLDESNKGHQMLKKMGWAGTGTGLGSKNQGIDKPIAGGEVRDRRDMYKGVGINMNDPFESFRKNKGAAFAHRMRARDDKS; this is encoded by the exons ATGGACGTGCAACCGCCTGGAG ATGCCAGTTTACGCAATATTATTGACAAACTGGCCGAGTTTGTGGCCAGAAATGGACCAGAATTCGAAGCCATTaccaagcagaagcagcagaatAATCCAAAGTTTGAATTCCTCTACGGAGGGGAATTCGCAAGTTACTACCAGTTCCGGGTGGCTGCAGAACAAGCAT TGTTGAAGCAACAAAACAACTACATGCAACATGCGCCGCACATGCAACAAAACCAACCGCCTGCCCATTATGCGCCGCcaaatcagcagcagcagcacccgCCAGACAACGCACAAGACAacatgcagcagcagcaacagcaatcgCAATACATGTGGCCCCCCAATGCTGGCCAAGGACCTCCAAACAACCAGCAAGGCAATGGTAATTCCATCACCATGAACCTATCCTCCCAACTGGATGCCGTCAACATGCAGCAGAAGACGTTGCGGGAACAAATTAAGCAATCCGAAGCGAACCTCTCGGCTCAGCACACG GCCCTGATGACCCAGAAGACGAAGCAGATCGAGGAGGCGATCGCGACAGCTCAGACGACTCAATTGGAGCAGTTGGCCCAGGAGCAGGGCATCGTGCTGAGGGACTTTGACGCCGTGCTGCAGCCGATCATCGAGTCCTGCACCAAGGATAGCATCTCAGCAG GCAAGAACTGGATTTTACAGCATTCAACCGACAGCGCAAAAATCAATGTCGTTTTACAATATCTTTTAAAGAA ggCTTTGGTCAATGGTTCCACGTTTCAGCAAAAATTGCATCTTATATATTTAGTTAATGATATACTCCATCATTG CATGCGCAAGAACATCAATGACTTGAAGAACAGCCTCGAGAATGTGGTCATTCCGATGTTCTGCAGCGCGGATTTGA TTGCTAGCCATGATCAACGCCAAAAGTTAGCCAAGCTGCTGTCCCTGTGGGAGTCCAAAGCCAAATTCTTCGATGCCTGTGTTATTTCAAAGTTGCAATCGCCAGATTCATCAATGCAAGAGTACAAAACAAATTTACAAAACACGCATCATGAAATAGCAACCAAATTCACGCAAAACACCAAGGCCACTCTGGACAA CTACCAAAAACAGcatcaaatatttattcagCATGCCAGCCAACAGATTGCCCAGCTggagcaacagaaacagcagctTGAGCAACAACTAATGGTGACTCAAAAATCCCAGCAGCACATGCACCACCAGCAGATCCCCGGAGGTCCGCAACAGAAGAATATACCCTCGCTGATGGCCCAGCGGATAGCGATGCCGGGTGGAAACCGTGACCAGATGGGCAATCCGCAAGCAGCACAACATGACCAGCAAGGAAACAACATGTATCCTGGAG ATCCGCGAGGACCGAACTTTTTCATTCCGGACATGTCGAAGCCGCCGCCAGGCTTCTCGGGTCCCATGAATCCGCACCATCAGGGGCCACTAGGTCACCAGCAGCATCcaaatcagcagcagcagcagcaacaacaacaactgggTCCATTTAATCAGGGAGGTAACAACGATCCTCCCGTTGATCTGGGCGTACTCAACGCAGCTATTCAGGCAGTGATGCAGatgcagcaccagcagcaactCCACCCTGATGACCAACAATCCCAgcagttgcagcagcagcaacaccagcagcatcagcaacaacagcagcagcatcagcaacaacagcagccgcagcaacagcagcaaatGGCTGCCTATCCAACGAACCTTCGACCTGGTCAACCAGGTAATGTTGATGATGCTGTGGACTTGGATGTTCTAAACGCAGCAATTAGAGCAGTCATATCTAATAAAACGGCTGATCCAGGTCAACAGCACAAAATGGAAGATGGCCACCAGCCGGACAAGGGGGATGAGTCTGGAGGAGATCCTGCCCCGATCGGAGAGCCGCAAATACCTACAGCGCCTTACTACGACTTGCCAGCGGGTCTGATGGTGCCTCTTATCCGGCTGGAAGATTATAATTACAAAGCACTAGATCCTGCCGAAATAAGACTGCCACCGCCGGCGCCCCAAAATGAGCGCTTGACCAATGCATTAAATGCCTTTTACGCCGCACCCGCCCATGACCATCCTAGGGATAA CGAGGGTTGGGAGAAGTTAGGTCTCTATGAGTACTACAAGGTGAAGAATGCGGCGCGCAAGCAGAAGGaggaggaaattaaaaatggtaCTCGAGAGAAGTCCCGCTCCCCCAGCCCCATTGTCCTCGAGAAAATAGAACCCAAAAAGCCCAAGAAGCGATGTTATCG ATCGAAAAGTCGAAGTCGTTCACGTTCAAAAACACCGCCACATCGCGACAGATCGCGTTCGCATACCAGATCGCGATCGCGTTCCCTGGAGCGCTCCTCAACACCTCCGCCACCGACGCCACGAAGTCGGCCTATTGGCGGTGGCGGGGGCAGCCATCGCAAAGCAACAAACCGATCACCTCGCAACGAAAAGGATAACAACAATgccaacaccaacagcaaccAGGAGAATCGGGCGGAGAGaacaaacaacagcagcaacaacaatggaaACAATACCTCAAGACGAGTGGAGCGCGACAGATCTCCAACGCCTCCCAGCTTTTT GGGAGGAGGTGCCCCAAAACTACCTGAATTCCTTGATGAGTCCAACAAGGGCCATCAGATGCTCAAAAAAATGGGCTGGGCCGGCACTGGAACTGGACTGGGCTCAAAGAATCAAGGCATTGATAAGCCCATTGCGGGCGGAGAGGTGCGAGATCGTCGCGACATGTACAAG GGCGTGGGCATCAACATGAACGATCCCTTCGAGAGCTTCCGCAAAAACAAAGGCGCTGCATTTGCCCACCGGATGCGGGCAAGGGACGACAAAAGTTAG
- the LOC6507036 gene encoding calcium homeostasis endoplasmic reticulum protein isoform X1, with amino-acid sequence MDVQPPGDASLRNIIDKLAEFVARNGPEFEAITKQKQQNNPKFEFLYGGEFASYYQFRVAAEQALLKQQNNYMQHAPHMQQNQPPAHYAPPNQQQQHPPDNAQDNMQQQQQQSQYMWPPNAGQGPPNNQQGNGNSITMNLSSQLDAVNMQQKTLREQIKQSEANLSAQHTALMTQKTKQIEEAIATAQTTQLEQLAQEQGIVLRDFDAVLQPIIESCTKDSISAGKNWILQHSTDSAKINVVLQYLLKKALVNGSTFQQKLHLIYLVNDILHHCMRKNINDLKNSLENVVIPMFCSADLIASHDQRQKLAKLLSLWESKAKFFDACVISKLQSPDSSMQEYKTNLQNTHHEIATKFTQNTKATLDNYQKQHQIFIQHASQQIAQLEQQKQQLEQQLMVTQKSQQHMHHQQIPGGPQQKNIPSLMAQRIAMPGGNRDQMGNPQAAQHDQQGNNMYPGGNYHQQQHPQQQQSNPFADPRGPNFFIPDMSKPPPGFSGPMNPHHQGPLGHQQHPNQQQQQQQQQLGPFNQGGNNDPPVDLGVLNAAIQAVMQMQHQQQLHPDDQQSQQLQQQQHQQHQQQQQQHQQQQQPQQQQQMAAYPTNLRPGQPGNVDDAVDLDVLNAAIRAVISNKTADPGQQHKMEDGHQPDKGDESGGDPAPIGEPQIPTAPYYDLPAGLMVPLIRLEDYNYKALDPAEIRLPPPAPQNERLTNALNAFYAAPAHDHPRDNEGWEKLGLYEYYKVKNAARKQKEEEIKNGTREKSRSPSPIVLEKIEPKKPKKRCYRSKSRSRSRSKTPPHRDRSRSHTRSRSRSLERSSTPPPPTPRSRPIGGGGGSHRKATNRSPRNEKDNNNANTNSNQENRAERTNNSSNNNGNNTSRRVERDRSPTPPSFLGGGAPKLPEFLDESNKGHQMLKKMGWAGTGTGLGSKNQGIDKPIAGGEVRDRRDMYKGVGINMNDPFESFRKNKGAAFAHRMRARDDKS; translated from the exons ATGGACGTGCAACCGCCTGGAG ATGCCAGTTTACGCAATATTATTGACAAACTGGCCGAGTTTGTGGCCAGAAATGGACCAGAATTCGAAGCCATTaccaagcagaagcagcagaatAATCCAAAGTTTGAATTCCTCTACGGAGGGGAATTCGCAAGTTACTACCAGTTCCGGGTGGCTGCAGAACAAGCAT TGTTGAAGCAACAAAACAACTACATGCAACATGCGCCGCACATGCAACAAAACCAACCGCCTGCCCATTATGCGCCGCcaaatcagcagcagcagcacccgCCAGACAACGCACAAGACAacatgcagcagcagcaacagcaatcgCAATACATGTGGCCCCCCAATGCTGGCCAAGGACCTCCAAACAACCAGCAAGGCAATGGTAATTCCATCACCATGAACCTATCCTCCCAACTGGATGCCGTCAACATGCAGCAGAAGACGTTGCGGGAACAAATTAAGCAATCCGAAGCGAACCTCTCGGCTCAGCACACG GCCCTGATGACCCAGAAGACGAAGCAGATCGAGGAGGCGATCGCGACAGCTCAGACGACTCAATTGGAGCAGTTGGCCCAGGAGCAGGGCATCGTGCTGAGGGACTTTGACGCCGTGCTGCAGCCGATCATCGAGTCCTGCACCAAGGATAGCATCTCAGCAG GCAAGAACTGGATTTTACAGCATTCAACCGACAGCGCAAAAATCAATGTCGTTTTACAATATCTTTTAAAGAA ggCTTTGGTCAATGGTTCCACGTTTCAGCAAAAATTGCATCTTATATATTTAGTTAATGATATACTCCATCATTG CATGCGCAAGAACATCAATGACTTGAAGAACAGCCTCGAGAATGTGGTCATTCCGATGTTCTGCAGCGCGGATTTGA TTGCTAGCCATGATCAACGCCAAAAGTTAGCCAAGCTGCTGTCCCTGTGGGAGTCCAAAGCCAAATTCTTCGATGCCTGTGTTATTTCAAAGTTGCAATCGCCAGATTCATCAATGCAAGAGTACAAAACAAATTTACAAAACACGCATCATGAAATAGCAACCAAATTCACGCAAAACACCAAGGCCACTCTGGACAA CTACCAAAAACAGcatcaaatatttattcagCATGCCAGCCAACAGATTGCCCAGCTggagcaacagaaacagcagctTGAGCAACAACTAATGGTGACTCAAAAATCCCAGCAGCACATGCACCACCAGCAGATCCCCGGAGGTCCGCAACAGAAGAATATACCCTCGCTGATGGCCCAGCGGATAGCGATGCCGGGTGGAAACCGTGACCAGATGGGCAATCCGCAAGCAGCACAACATGACCAGCAAGGAAACAACATGTATCCTGGAGGTAATtaccatcagcagcagcatccaCAACAGCAGCAGAGCAATCCCTTTGCAGATCCGCGAGGACCGAACTTTTTCATTCCGGACATGTCGAAGCCGCCGCCAGGCTTCTCGGGTCCCATGAATCCGCACCATCAGGGGCCACTAGGTCACCAGCAGCATCcaaatcagcagcagcagcagcaacaacaacaactgggTCCATTTAATCAGGGAGGTAACAACGATCCTCCCGTTGATCTGGGCGTACTCAACGCAGCTATTCAGGCAGTGATGCAGatgcagcaccagcagcaactCCACCCTGATGACCAACAATCCCAgcagttgcagcagcagcaacaccagcagcatcagcaacaacagcagcagcatcagcaacaacagcagccgcagcaacagcagcaaatGGCTGCCTATCCAACGAACCTTCGACCTGGTCAACCAGGTAATGTTGATGATGCTGTGGACTTGGATGTTCTAAACGCAGCAATTAGAGCAGTCATATCTAATAAAACGGCTGATCCAGGTCAACAGCACAAAATGGAAGATGGCCACCAGCCGGACAAGGGGGATGAGTCTGGAGGAGATCCTGCCCCGATCGGAGAGCCGCAAATACCTACAGCGCCTTACTACGACTTGCCAGCGGGTCTGATGGTGCCTCTTATCCGGCTGGAAGATTATAATTACAAAGCACTAGATCCTGCCGAAATAAGACTGCCACCGCCGGCGCCCCAAAATGAGCGCTTGACCAATGCATTAAATGCCTTTTACGCCGCACCCGCCCATGACCATCCTAGGGATAA CGAGGGTTGGGAGAAGTTAGGTCTCTATGAGTACTACAAGGTGAAGAATGCGGCGCGCAAGCAGAAGGaggaggaaattaaaaatggtaCTCGAGAGAAGTCCCGCTCCCCCAGCCCCATTGTCCTCGAGAAAATAGAACCCAAAAAGCCCAAGAAGCGATGTTATCG ATCGAAAAGTCGAAGTCGTTCACGTTCAAAAACACCGCCACATCGCGACAGATCGCGTTCGCATACCAGATCGCGATCGCGTTCCCTGGAGCGCTCCTCAACACCTCCGCCACCGACGCCACGAAGTCGGCCTATTGGCGGTGGCGGGGGCAGCCATCGCAAAGCAACAAACCGATCACCTCGCAACGAAAAGGATAACAACAATgccaacaccaacagcaaccAGGAGAATCGGGCGGAGAGaacaaacaacagcagcaacaacaatggaaACAATACCTCAAGACGAGTGGAGCGCGACAGATCTCCAACGCCTCCCAGCTTTTT GGGAGGAGGTGCCCCAAAACTACCTGAATTCCTTGATGAGTCCAACAAGGGCCATCAGATGCTCAAAAAAATGGGCTGGGCCGGCACTGGAACTGGACTGGGCTCAAAGAATCAAGGCATTGATAAGCCCATTGCGGGCGGAGAGGTGCGAGATCGTCGCGACATGTACAAG GGCGTGGGCATCAACATGAACGATCCCTTCGAGAGCTTCCGCAAAAACAAAGGCGCTGCATTTGCCCACCGGATGCGGGCAAGGGACGACAAAAGTTAG